A section of the Tachysurus fulvidraco isolate hzauxx_2018 chromosome 7, HZAU_PFXX_2.0, whole genome shotgun sequence genome encodes:
- the clta gene encoding clathrin light chain A isoform X1, which produces MDDFDLLNTDNGVCGADEDPAAAFLAQQETEIENIENDEGFSILDSGEVPHSLMDNNDGALNGDLHETNGPSDVYAAITSADRMQAEPESLRKWREEQSSRLEALDENSRQQEIEWKEKAKQELEEWNARQEEQLAKTKVNNRVLDEDFYKQPFAQLIGYVTHINHPCYRLDQAAEDVIRSEVDDSSPGTEWERVARLCDFNPKSSKQAKDVSRMRSVLISLKQTPLVR; this is translated from the exons ATGGACGACTTTGACCTGCTGAACACTGATAATGGTGTCTGTGGGGCAGATGAAGACCCTGCAGCAGCTTTTCTCGCCCAGCAGGAGACTGAGATAGAGAACATAGAGAATGATGAAGGCTTCAGTATCCTGGACTCTGGAGAGGTTCCTCACAGCCTCATGGACAACAACG ACGGAGCACTGAATGGAGATCTGcatgag ACTAATGGCCCTTCTGATGTGTACGCTGCAATCACCAGCGCTGACCGCATGCAGGCAGAGCCTGAAAGTCTGCGCAAGTGGAGGGAGGAGCAGAGCAGTAGACTGGAGGCTCTGG atgagAACTCCCGTCAACAAGAGATTGAGTGGAAGGAGAAAGCAAAGCAGGAGTTGGAGGAGTGGAACGCTCGACAAGAGGAACAGCTCGCTAAGACTAAAGTCAacaacag GGTTTTGGACGAGGATTTCTACAAACAGCCCTTCGCTCAGCTGATTGGTTATGT CACTCATATTAACCATCCTTGCTACCGCCTAGACCA GGCGGCAGAGGACGTGATCCGCTCTGAGGTGGATGACAGCAGTCCAGGGACGGAGTGGGAGCGAGTGGCGCGACTCTGTGACTTCAACCCCAAATCCAGCAAACAGGCCAAAGACGTGTCTCGCATGCGCTCGGTCCTCATCTCCCTCAAACAGACCCCACTCGTCCGCTAg
- the clta gene encoding clathrin light chain A isoform X2 produces MDDFDLLNTDNGVCGADEDPAAAFLAQQETEIENIENDEGFSILDSGEVPHSLMDNNDGALNGDLHETNGPSDVYAAITSADRMQAEPESLRKWREEQSSRLEALDENSRQQEIEWKEKAKQELEEWNARQEEQLAKTKVNNRVLDEDFYKQPFAQLIGYVAAEDVIRSEVDDSSPGTEWERVARLCDFNPKSSKQAKDVSRMRSVLISLKQTPLVR; encoded by the exons ATGGACGACTTTGACCTGCTGAACACTGATAATGGTGTCTGTGGGGCAGATGAAGACCCTGCAGCAGCTTTTCTCGCCCAGCAGGAGACTGAGATAGAGAACATAGAGAATGATGAAGGCTTCAGTATCCTGGACTCTGGAGAGGTTCCTCACAGCCTCATGGACAACAACG ACGGAGCACTGAATGGAGATCTGcatgag ACTAATGGCCCTTCTGATGTGTACGCTGCAATCACCAGCGCTGACCGCATGCAGGCAGAGCCTGAAAGTCTGCGCAAGTGGAGGGAGGAGCAGAGCAGTAGACTGGAGGCTCTGG atgagAACTCCCGTCAACAAGAGATTGAGTGGAAGGAGAAAGCAAAGCAGGAGTTGGAGGAGTGGAACGCTCGACAAGAGGAACAGCTCGCTAAGACTAAAGTCAacaacag GGTTTTGGACGAGGATTTCTACAAACAGCCCTTCGCTCAGCTGATTGGTTATGT GGCGGCAGAGGACGTGATCCGCTCTGAGGTGGATGACAGCAGTCCAGGGACGGAGTGGGAGCGAGTGGCGCGACTCTGTGACTTCAACCCCAAATCCAGCAAACAGGCCAAAGACGTGTCTCGCATGCGCTCGGTCCTCATCTCCCTCAAACAGACCCCACTCGTCCGCTAg
- the clta gene encoding clathrin light chain A isoform X3: MDDFDLLNTDNGVCGADEDPAAAFLAQQETEIENIENDEGFSILDSGEVPHSLMDNNDGALNGDLHETNGPSDVYAAITSADRMQAEPESLRKWREEQSSRLEALDENSRQQEIEWKEKAKQELEEWNARQEEQLAKTKVNNRAAEDVIRSEVDDSSPGTEWERVARLCDFNPKSSKQAKDVSRMRSVLISLKQTPLVR; this comes from the exons ATGGACGACTTTGACCTGCTGAACACTGATAATGGTGTCTGTGGGGCAGATGAAGACCCTGCAGCAGCTTTTCTCGCCCAGCAGGAGACTGAGATAGAGAACATAGAGAATGATGAAGGCTTCAGTATCCTGGACTCTGGAGAGGTTCCTCACAGCCTCATGGACAACAACG ACGGAGCACTGAATGGAGATCTGcatgag ACTAATGGCCCTTCTGATGTGTACGCTGCAATCACCAGCGCTGACCGCATGCAGGCAGAGCCTGAAAGTCTGCGCAAGTGGAGGGAGGAGCAGAGCAGTAGACTGGAGGCTCTGG atgagAACTCCCGTCAACAAGAGATTGAGTGGAAGGAGAAAGCAAAGCAGGAGTTGGAGGAGTGGAACGCTCGACAAGAGGAACAGCTCGCTAAGACTAAAGTCAacaacag GGCGGCAGAGGACGTGATCCGCTCTGAGGTGGATGACAGCAGTCCAGGGACGGAGTGGGAGCGAGTGGCGCGACTCTGTGACTTCAACCCCAAATCCAGCAAACAGGCCAAAGACGTGTCTCGCATGCGCTCGGTCCTCATCTCCCTCAAACAGACCCCACTCGTCCGCTAg